From a region of the Trichoderma atroviride chromosome 6, complete sequence genome:
- a CDS encoding uncharacterized protein (TransMembrane:1 (o70-87i)), which produces MAERCVADEAMLEELTIPRDPGWPLDPSTWTIEADKQDALKAALISALDSHSPLADALPVELLSTQKLEIYSSVLLLFLASLMDGLIPPHLWAKLSIELPNLTSTPVNAWPDVKNHILDSLSTSPSHNIAFVFLTATLSRVVAELSPATQPPTPALGALTRRLSFRPNETEAARTRRIRERRYAELVSPLLFRSSDDKDKAKRDRERVVLEMFLKRDDRS; this is translated from the coding sequence ATGGCTGAACGATGTGTAGCGGATGAAGCGATGCTTGAGGAGCTGACCATCCCGCGGGATCCTGGCTGGCCATTGGATCCCTCCACCTGGACGATAGAAGCCGACAAACAAGACGCCCTCAAAGCAGCACTGATATCAGCCCTGGATAGCCATTCGCCTCTAGCGGACGCCTTGCCCGTGGAACTCTTGTCAACGCAAAAGCTGGAGATTTACTCTTCCGTCTTACTTTTATTCCTTGCCTCTCTCATGGATGGGCTCATCCCGCCACACCTTTGGGCTAAGCTCTCAATAGAATTGCCCAACCTTACGTCGACTCCGGTAAACGCATGGCCCGATGTGAAGAACCACATCCTGGACTCGCTTTCCACTTCCCCAAGCCACAACATTGCATTTGTCTTTCTGACGGCGACCCTTTCGCGCGTGGTTGCTGAGCTCAGTCCCGCCACCCAGCCACCAACACCTGCGCTCGGGGCACTGACGCGGCGACTGAGTTTCCGTCCCAACGAGACTGAGGCAGCTAGAACGAGAAGGATACGAGAGAGGAGATATGCCGAACTAGTGAGCCCGCTGCTGTTCCGATCGAGTGatgacaaggacaaggcaaAGAGGGACCGAGAGCGAGTTGTGCTGGAAATGTTTCTGAAGAGGGATGATCGGAGCTAG
- a CDS encoding uncharacterized protein (EggNog:ENOG41) yields MEEMRRICRTAASSRTHRRVYICIIHRRLSSYCEVRQIFSDYAIPSLRVYLLPEIACLLPAPPSDWGLDHDPFQPVDTAFFHATMSPWNRLFISQFMDYAETKMLAGIPLPLIFAAPATKYEAWKMDKEYKDLCNASAILAQSVEHIRYKSSLRKPAAAHGLKRRAQRLRSRGFGSGLGEVISVDEEWPEEGWASSMLMPDAPYDTRLRYKMRDRPFLLDNDPTDCSGIIPRSRVSRMLEQN; encoded by the exons ATGGAGGAAATGAGAAGGATCTGTCGCACTGCAGCGTCATCGAGAACTCACAGGCGAGTGTATATCTGCATAATCCACCGAAGGCTCAGCTCGTATTGCGAGGTGCGGCAAATCTTTAGCGATTATGCAATACCGTCTCTTCGGGTGTATCTACTCCCAGAGATTGCTTGTCTCCTTCCAGCACCGCCAAGTGACTGGGGCTTAGATCATGACCCATTCCAACCG GTCGACACGGCATTCTTCCACGCGACCATGTCTCCATGGAATCGCTTATTCATTTCCCAATTTATGGATTACGCCGAAACCAAGATGCTCGCAGGCATACCACTTCCTCTAATCTTTGCCGCGCCGGCCACTAAGTATGAGGCGTGGAAGATGGATAAGGAGTACAAGGATCTTTGCAATGCCAGTGCCATCCTTGCACAGTCTGTGGAACATATAAGGTATAAGAGTTCCCTCAGAAAGCCTGCCGCTGCTCACGGACTTAAAAGGCGAGCTCAGCGCCTTCGCTCGCGCGGATTCGGAAGTGGTCTTGGAGAGGTCATTTCTGTGGACGAAGAGTGGCCCGAAGAAGGCTGGGCAAGTTCAATGTTGATGCCGGATGCCCCTTACGACACTAGACTTCGATACAAGATGAGAGACAGGCCGTTCCTCCTGGACAATGACCCCACGGATTGCTCTGGCATTATACCAAGGTCACGGGTTTCGAGAATGCTGGAACAGAATTAG
- a CDS encoding uncharacterized protein (EggNog:ENOG41~TransMembrane:1 (o581-599i)), which translates to MLSSSPNSAGVTETTRVPVAAPGQLPLNGLPPDPQAYNAYQPQPYVGNTNGGPCPPYSLGSDNRFYYGDSTMPIQGPPSTEALNAFPSQQFHATGQPGDFDIARPRSQHPYNFQGVPPIGSTNPGVIQHYPHPSVYTAPQQSHPLTQQVQDTNLAYAAHFNNPDMGGGQYDPRDSRQTGINEYYSQAPGVISPPFTGFGDMLNGAIQNHNWLPTMSPHDEPRQHGRAEPAHHHRYMSDDSEELDNTDIDADANGSSPEAIVEPVPSLKRTRSQITSGPPSRRSLLGSSNPNEVKKVKACVRCRMQKMKCEPDSTDLLGDCVGCRNYSKTSKKTIHRMPCYRGKITDAVLYRSGGLQLTNRWRGTEMKDVGDRVSPRSIRTISFTLGISRHPIIVNVTEFRPRVGDVLARFWTVPGGEHGVRKRKDLAPFCLADIHKTAAYYKEYIEEHAVETLRRERAGGERAPRNMVETTYKAAIEYYEDLTAKPFLTLTEEKERDFLKVLFHFWFAMRHSTGSSWICGEELLEMKPETRDESYPLFGKVSVPRMILAQFDSINTHLLHKYGKKVLSELEGFMSRGSTTMWYTVFLCLFILLREASWLTEDRYRHARNNFSSSLRYSIPEFVEQLQDGCNNLLQHWHYYNTDGWTEFIGHPDRHKTSLAHLTSDQHALVLDAYDDAQTQRQLGTWKMYKENNGRVESPTPKVIEGRSYQGRQSHYDWDHSHYWIAQLFEGNWGAHPTYQTEPVSPF; encoded by the exons ATGCTCTCTTCGTCACCAAACTCTGCTGGCGTCACCGAAACAACGCGTGTGCCAGTGGCCGCCCCTGGACAATTGCCTCTGAATGGTCTGCCACCTGATCCCCAGGCCTATAATGCATATCAGCCGCAGCCGTATGTAGGTAACACAAACGGTGGCCCTTGCCCGCCGTACTCCCTTGGGTCTGATAATAGGTTTTACTATGGCGACAGCACCATGCCGATCCAAGGTCCTCCCTCCACAGAGGCGCTGAATGCATTTCCTTCTCAGCAATTTCATGCCACTGGCCAGCCCGGTGACTTCGACATTGCCCGGCCTCGTTCCCAGCATCCGTATAACTTTCAAGGGGTGCCACCAATTGGTTCTACCAACCCTGGTGTAATCCAGCATTATCCACATCCTTCTGTTTATACC GCACCACAACAGAGCCACCCTCTCACTCAACAAGTCCAAGATACAAACCTTGCATACGCGGCTCACTTCAATAACCCCGACATGGGAGGAGGACAGTATGACCCCCGTGACTCTCGTCAAACCGGTATAAATGAGTACTATAGTCAAGCGCCCGGAGTTATTTCTCCACCCTTTACGGGATTTGGAGACATGCTAAATGGAGCTATTCAAAACCATAACTGGCTGCCGACGATGAGTCCTCATGACGAACCTCGCCAACATGGCCGTGCTGAGCCTGCGCATCATCATCGGTATATGTCAGATGATTCGGAAGAGCTTGATAATACGGACATTGATGCGGATGCCAATGGCAGTTCGCCGGAAGCAATTGTAGAACCAGTGCCCTCTCTTAAGCGGACAAGATCTCAGATCACTTCGGGTCCGCCATCAAGGCGAAGTCTCCTTGGCTCTTCCAACCCAAATGAGGTCAAGAAAGTCAAGGCATGTGTTCGATGCCGGATGCAAAAGATGAAG TGTGAGCCTGACTCAACGGACCTGTTGGGAGATTGCGTAGGGTGCAGAAACTACTCCAAGACGTCGAAAAAGACGATCCACCGAATGCCATGTTATCGCGGCAAGATCACAGACGCCGTCTTGTACCGCAGCGGTGGGCTTCAGCTTACTAACCGCTGGAGAGGCACAGAGATGAAGGACGTAGGAGACCGGGTCAGCCCAAGGAGCATTCGCACCATCTCTTTCACTCTGGGCATATCCAGACATCCCATCATCGTGAATGTCACCGAATTCCGTCCCCGCGTTGGCGATGTACTTGCGCGATTCTGGACGGTCCCTGGTGGTGAGCATGGAGTGCGAAAGAGGAAAGACTTGGCGCCTTTTTGTCTGGCCGATATTCATAAAACCGCGGCGTACTACAAGGAATATATTGAAGAACATGCAGTCGAAACTttgagacgagagagagccGGTGGGGAGAGAGCTCCACGAAACATGGTCGAGACGACATACAAAGCAGCCATAGAATACTATGAAGACTTGACG GCTAAACCTTTCCTCACATTGActgaggagaaggaaagagacTTCCTCAAGGTTTTATTCCATTTCTGGTTTGCCATGC GTCACTCGACTGGGTCCTCGTGGATCTGCGGCGAGGAATTATTGGAGATGAAGCCCGAGACGAGAGATGAATCCTATCCATTGTTTGGAAAAGTATCGGTGCCACGCATGATACTTGCTCAGTTTGACAGCATCAACACCCATCTTCTGCACAAGTATGGAAAGAAAGTTCTTAGCGAACTCGAAGGCTTCATGTCACGAGGCTCGACGACGATGTGGTACACGGTCTTCCTTTGCTTGTTTATTCTTTTGCGCGAAGCAAGCTGGTTGACTGAAGATCGCTATCGCCACGCGCGAAACAATTTCAGCTCTAGT CTTCGTTATTCGATCCCCGAGTTTGTAGAGCAACTGCAAGATGGTTGCAACAATCTCCTTCAGCATTGGCATTACTACAACACCGACGGATGGACAGAGTTCATTGGTCATCCCGACAGACATAAAACTAGTCTGGCTCACCTGACTTCGGACCAACACGCGCTTGTGTTGGATGCCTACGATGATGCTCAAACACAGAGACAATTGGGTACATGGAAAATGTACAAGGAGAATAACGGACGTG TGGAAAGTCCAACTCCGAAAGTAATCGAGGGCAGATCGTATCAAGGGCGCCAGAGCCATTATGATTGGGACCATTCCCACTATTGGATTGCGCAACTGTTTGAAGGCAATTGGGGGGCACATCCAACGTATCAGACAGAGCCGGTATCCCCATTTTAG
- a CDS encoding uncharacterized protein (EggNog:ENOG41), with amino-acid sequence MPGAMDVIGSKQAMPELTDVINGPLAWSGNDFKSEEAYTLQLHKEELQEVDAALQSFKSLCLDGDEVRQYNFPLPKLASQLAQCAKAIHEGRGFVVLKGLDGLNYPVEDSTIIYLGIASYIADKRGLQDKKGTVLTHVTNSKLWTVPVEKRHGIHSSQALPYHNDMGCDILALQVRCGAEKGGVRTSVQPPPLSMNCSRKLHRRH; translated from the exons ATGCCTGGAGCTATGGATGTCATTGGCTCCAAGCAAGCAATGCCAGAGCTCACAGATGTGATCAATGGCCCCTTGGCTTGGTCAGGAAACGATTTCAAAAGTGAAGAGGCATACACCTTGCAACTTCACAAAGAGGAGCTTCAGGAAGTGGACGCGGCTCTTCAGAGCTTTAAAT CTCTCTGCCTTGACGGTGATGAAGTCAGGCAGTACAACTTCCCTCTGCCAAAGCTTGCGTCGCAACTTGCCCAATGCGCCAAAGCTATCCACGAAGGGCGCGGTTTCGTTGTACTTAAAGGTCTTGATGGACTAAATTACCCTGTGGAAGATAGCACCATCATCTACTTGGGCATAGCCAGCTATATTGCTGATAAAAGAGGACTGCAGGACAAGAAGGGAACTGTTCTCA CCCACGTCACCAATTCGAAATTATGGACGGTTCCAGTTGAGAAGCGCCACGGTATTCATTCCAGCCAGGCTCTG CCTTACCACAACGATATGGGATGTGACATCCTAGCTCTCCAGGTTCGGTGCGGCGCAGAAAAGGGGGGTGTACGTACCTCAGTTCAGCCACCACCGCTTTCAATGAATTGCTCTCGGAAGCTCCATCGGCGGCACTGA
- a CDS encoding uncharacterized protein (EggNog:ENOG41), which yields MDPNRFGPHPSYGSSNVPSLTASQLLALEKISNAAYRTELRLDLKTGDILFFNNWALLHRRDAYTDSDETSRHMVRLWLRNSELGWSVPDSLLQPWNAAYGENGVRDRLYPLVPTAEYKLPKYSAGSAAFVIED from the coding sequence ATGGATCCGAATCGATTCGGGCCTCACCCATCCTACGGATCATCCAACGTGCCAAGTTTAACGGCGTCACAGCTGTTGGCCCTTGAGAAAATATCAAATGCCGCCTACCGCACAGAGCTACGGCTTGATCTCAAGACAGGAGACATCCTATTCTTCAACAACTGGGCCCTGCTTCATCGACGCGATGCCTATACAGACAGTGACGAAACTTCCCGCCACATGGTAAGGCTTTGGCTACGAAACTCGGAACTGGGCTGGTCCGTTCCAGACTCCTTACTGCAGCCTTGGAATGCGGCTTATGGAGAAAATGGAGTTCGAGACAGGCTCTACCCCCTGGTTCCAACAGCAGAATACAAACTGCCCAAATATTCTGCGGGATCCGCGGCATTTGTGATTGAGGATTAG
- a CDS encoding uncharacterized protein (EggNog:ENOG41): MSTSHFSNYHPFITPKIPTIAAPPPWRGSAALSSSNAYETPTSSADEYSSLEPYSFYDTAYPVPSVSSPTPHPQYSAIVTVRTSTWVLSRSTTITSIILETYYSTLTDIESPVEAATVTETTSTECTTASGYASVYASGCSSSSSSSSTSSSSSKNMVTVTWSPEVTAYPLPSTDKGKSPASTSGSTTTTTTTETASSGKETPPVVTGGARSAPQAAQLRTFGVVAALLAMLL; this comes from the exons ATGTCGACTTCTCATTTCTCAAACTATCATCCATTCATTACTCCCAAGAT ACCAACCATTGCCGCACCACCGCCATGGCGAGGATCAGCAGCCCTATCCTCCTCAAACGCCTACGAGACTCCAACCTCCTCCGCAGACGAATACTCCTCTCTCGAGCCATATTCATTCTACGACACAGCATATCCCGTCCCCAGCGTCTCCTCGCCCACGCCTCATCCTCAATATTCAGCCATCGTAACCGTCCGAACAAGCACATGGGTCCTCTCCCGCTCGACGACAATCACAAGCATCATCCTCGAGACGTACTACTCGACTCTAACGGACATCGAAAGCCCGGTCGAGGCAGCAACCGTGACGGAGACGACGTCCACAGAGTGTACAACCGCGTCCGGCTATGCTTCGGTATATGCAAGCGGAtgctcgtcgtcatcgtcatcgtcatcgacttcttcgtcgtcgtctaaGAACATGGTCACGGTGACGTGGTCGCCAGAAGTCACTGCCTATCCTCTGCCTTCAACTGACAAAGGCAAAAGTCCAGCTTCAACATCAGGATCAACAAcgacgacaacaacaacagagACAGCATCCAGCGGGAAGGAAACTCCGCCTGTGGTTACAGGAGGAGCACGCTCTGCTCCCCAAGCAGCCCAACTCCGCACTTTCGGTGTCGTAGCGGCGCTGCTTGCCATGCTGCTCTGA
- a CDS encoding uncharacterized protein (EggNog:ENOG41), which yields MTQAVKRACDACHRRKVKCDGINPCRNCSSAGLSCTYNAVPQKKGPKGSRAKVISELRETQRQTSLSARVQSRMNGVPTAPANMSLVPSPGLLTSDFVKECSQYFFEHMNAQAPILDRRQIEEEILYMEQNRDAYCLMSSMCAFVMLQPGMTMPAGDPYNLDMVPGANIVSSQLLLEETLMVRKGYEYLDQITVNALATNFFLFGCYYGQHMHDRAWYYLREATTMIQVNGMDKEEFYLQYDIAEASRLRRLYWLFYVVERAYAIRDQRPLTLQATIKLPTLGDDPTDPLSHQLNGFILLINLFRPFDDAFTTNWNKTRSLLSPQYISGLQRQLSEVVQAAFHDPAWNDIGTNQQWLKNTVWQLSNGGGVVAPEGGITFQLPVDVSREMLMNMASQFPGQGMELLNSGLLEKLVEGTYSMTEYLAMQPASRDPFAIGPQEHLTQIINIVAASRSGDYRFLPLLMSKVSDVLPRLANPMLQNAPETAAAAMANVDIFDGFGNAGMAQPAQLQMMNNEFDRKFSVEEYEKKYALDMTGNTPDSHATSNSSNTPPVARQPSEIANSFVGSPPIMSPTLEYPHGMNAYAVTPMSEMVMSPMGAHPPPPHQHQHHQHMNQQSPNHIHDPMGQQQHMGMTPQDMRPGGMQPTHHMNGMMNVRQSPQRQDSFAMAGQPQHFHNMNAMAEGFDFNTLR from the exons ATGACCCAGGCCGTCAAGAGGGCGTGCGATGCCTGCCATCGCCGAAAAGTCAAGTGCGACGGCATCAACCCGTGCCGCAACTGCTCCTCCGCCGGGCTGTCCTGCACCTACAACGCCGTCCCCCAGAAGAAGGGCCCCAAGGGATCGCGGGCCAAGGTCATCAGCGAGCTGCGCGAGACCCAGCGACAGACGAGCCTTTCCGCCAGGGTGCAGAGCCGCATGAATGGCGTTCCCACCGCGCCCGCAAACATGAGCCTGGTCCCGAGCCCGGGCTTGTTGACCAGCGACTTTGTCAAGGAGTGCTCGCAGTATTTCTTCGAGCACATGAACGCACAGGCCCCCATTCTGGACCGGAGGCAAATCGAGGAGGAGATTCTCTACATGGAGCAGAACCGAGATGCCTACTGCTTGATGTCTTCCATGTGCGCCTTTGTCATGCTGCAGCCTGGCATGACCATGCCTGCCGGCGACCCGTACAACCTCGACATGGTTCCCGGAGCAAACATCGTCTCCAGCCAGCTTCTTTTGGAAGAGACGCTCATGGTTCGCAAGGGATACGAGTACCTGGACCAGATCACGGTCAATGCATTGGCCAccaacttcttcctctttgggtGCTACTACGGGCAGCACATGCATGACAGGGCATGGTACTACCTTCGCGAGGCCACCACCATGATCCAGGTGAATGGCATGGACAAGGAGGAGTTTTACCTGCAATATGACATTGCTGAAGCCTCTCGTCTCCGCCGACTTTACTGGCTGTTTTACGTTGTTGAGAG AGCGTATGCTATCCGAGACCAGCGTCCCTTGACTCTCCAGGCGACTATCAAACTCCCCACTCTTGGAGATGATCCCACCGATCCTCTCTCCCATCAGCTCAACGGCTTCATCCTGCTCATCAACCTCTTCAGACCTTTTGATGATGCCTTTACAACCAACTGGAACAAGACCCGGAGCCTTCTCTCCCCTCAGTACATCAGTGGCCTGCAGAGGCAGCTCAGCGAAGTTGTTCAAGCCGCCTTCCATGACCCCGCATGGAACGACATCGGCACTAACCAGCAGTGGCTCAAGAACACTGTATGGCAGCTGAGCAACGGCGGAGGAGTCGTCGCTCCCGAGGGAGGCATAACCTTTCAGCTCCCCGTGGACGTATCTAGAGAGATGCTCATGAACATGGCCTCGCAGTTCCCTGGCCAGGGTATGGAGTTGCTCAACTCTGGActgctcgagaagctcgtcGAGGGCACCTACTCGATGACTGAGTATCTGGCTATGCAGCCAGCGTCTCGCGACCCCTTTGCAATTGGACCTCAGGAGCACCTCACCCAAATCATCAACATTGTTGCAGCCTCCAGAAGCGGCGACTACCGCTTCCTTCCCCTTCTCATGAGCAAGGTTAGCGATGTGCTTCCGCGCCTTGCGAACCCAATGCTGCAGAACGCCCCCGAGACGGCGGccgcggccatggccaatgtCGACATCTTTGACGGATTTGGCAACGCCGGCATGGCCCAGCCTGCGCAGCTGCAGATGATGAACAACGAGTTCGACCGCAAGTTTTCCGTCGAAGAGTACGAAAAGAAGTATGCCCTGGATATGACTGGAAACACTCCAGATTCGCATGCCACTTCCAACTCTAGCAACACGCCGCCTGTGGCTCGCCAGCCTTCCGAGATTGCAAACTCTTTTGTCGGCTCTCCTCCCATCATGTCCCCCACTCTAGAATATCCTCATGGTATGAACGCCTATGCTGTTACACCAATGTCCGAAATGGTCATGAGTCCAATGGGAGCCCacccgcctcctcctcatcaacatcaacatcaccaGCACATGAACCAACAATCACCTAATCATATCCACGACCCAATGGGCCAACAACAGCACATGGGTATGACGCCACAGGACATGCGGCCAGGCGGGATGCAACCCACTCACCATATGAACGGCATGATGAATGTGCGGCAATCGCCGCAGAGACAAGACAGTTTTGCCATGGCTGGCCAGCCACAGCACTTTCATAATATGAATGCGATGGCGGAGGGGTTTGATTTCAACACCCTGCGGTAG
- a CDS encoding uncharacterized protein (CAZy:GH47~TransMembrane:1 (i12-30o)), with translation MSKQQQCPPIRRRSIAWIALVATLILFYLYNTSTISPSYTDTHLHTAHHGSYFWKALPTHYPPQSIRPLPTTTPVKYPDIQASFSEETPEAQTTRQHRQHAVKDIFSKCWTSYRKYAWKADELAPVSGGSKNPFGGWAATLVDALDTLWIMDMRPQFDEAVQAAITIDFTKTDLAQVNVFETNIRYLGGFISAFDLSGDERLLLKAIEVGEMLYKAFDTPNRMPITRWDIHAAIRGSRQTAPPKLLVAEIGSLTMEFTRLSIITGNAKWFDAVQRIMDAMADQQDSTALPGLWPLVVSAKDQIFNIGNTFTLGAMADSAYEYLPKMAALMGGQLPLYQAMYEKAATAAIKHALYRPMTPQNDDILISGAIRSENGEITLDPSGQHLVCFLGGLFTLGGKLFSRPQHLSAAAKLVDGCIWTYNALPHGIMPETFRMLPCPSLADCEWDEQAWKKQVLRLAKDKDTVSADAIIKRDRLPQGFTSIPDRRYILRPEAIESVFILYRATGRTDLLDSAWAMFEAINSTTSTTLANSAVWDVTLPRDQQPERADSMESFWLGETLKYFYLIFSEPDMISLDEYVFNTEAHPFRRLVP, from the coding sequence ATGTCTAAACAGCAACAATGCCCCCCCATCCGCAGGAGAAGCATCGCCTGGATTGCCCTAGTCGCCACCCTCATCCTCTTCTACTTGTACAACACCTCGACAATCTCTCCGTCTTATACAGACACACATCTGCATACAGCTCACCATGGTTCCTACTTCTGGAAAGCCCTCCCTACTCACTACCCTCCACAGTCAATCCGCCCATTACCAACCACCACTCCCGTGAAATATCCCGACATCCAGGCATCCTTCAGCGAAGAAACGCCAGAAGCGCAAACCACtcgccagcaccgccagcacGCCGTAAAAGACATCTTTTCAAAATGCTGGACATCCTACCGCAAATACGCCTGGAAGGCAGACGAGCTCGCGCCCGTGtccggcggcagcaagaaTCCCTTTGGCGGCTGGGCGGCCACGCTGGTCGACGCCCTCGACACCCTCTGGATCATGGACATGAGGCCCCAATTCGACGAGGCCGTCCAGGctgccatcaccatcgaCTTCACCAAGACGGATCTCGCCCAAGTCAACGTCTTTGAGACCAACATCCGCTATCTGGGCGGCTTCATCTCCGCCTTTGACCTCAGCGGCGATgagcgcctcctcctcaaggccatcgaggTCGGCGAGATGCTCTACAAGGCCTTTGACACGCCGAACCGCATGCCCATCACCAGGTGGGACatccacgccgccatcagGGGCAGCAGACAGACCGCTCCGCCGAAACTGCTCGTCGCCGAGATTGGCAGCCTGACGATGGAATTCACGCGGCTCTCCATCATTACGGGCAACGCAAAGTGGTTTGACGCCGTGCAGCGCATCATGGACGCCATGGCAGACCAGCAAGACTCGACAGCACTACCCGGTCTCTGGCCACTCGTTGTCAGCGCAAAGGACCAAATCTTCAACATCGGCAACACCTTCACGCtgggcgccatggccgacaGCGCGTACGAGTATCTGCCGAAAATGGCAGCCCTCATGGGCGGCCAACTGCCCCTATACCAGGCCATGTACGAAAAGgccgccacagcagccatCAAGCACGCCCTCTACCGGCCAATGACGCCCCAAAACGACGACATTCTCATCTCAGGCGCCATCCGGTCGGAAAACGGCGAAATCACCCTCGACCCGTCGGGACAGCACCTCGTGTGCTTCCTAGGCGGCCTGTTCACGCTCGGAGGCAAATTGTTCAGCCGGCCCCAGCAtctctccgccgccgccaagctcgTCGACGGCTGCATCTGGACATACAACGCCCTCCCGCACGGCATCATGCCCGAAACATTCCGCATGCTGCCCTGCCCATCCCTCGCCGACTGCGAATGGGACGAGCAAGCCTGGAAGAAGCAAGTCCTCCGCCTCGCCAAAGACAAGGACACCGTCAGCGCagacgccatcatcaaacgAGACCGCCTCCCGCAAGGCTTCACCTCCATCCCCGATCGCCGCTACATCCTCCGGCCCGAAGCCATCGAGagcgtcttcatcctctaCCGCGCCACAGGCCGGACCGACCTGCTCGACTCGGCATGGGCCATGTTCGAAGCCATCAACAGCACGACGAGCACCACGCTCGCCAACTCGGCCGTGTGGGACGTCACGCTTCCTCGGGACCAGCAGCCTGAACGGGCAGATTCGATGGAGTCCTTCTGGCTCGGCGAGACGCTCAAGTATTTCTATCTGATTTTCAGTGAGCCTGATATGATTAGTCTGGATGAATATGTGTTTAATACCGAGGCACATCCGTTTAGGAGACTAGTTCCGTAA
- a CDS encoding uncharacterized protein (EggNog:ENOG41~MEROPS:MER0002489), producing MSTLFSQLEDLIRSGHEEYASAASVLAQLGTPCASVAIMEDGAISSHCFSTGKDDTETIFQACSISKPTFAVALMKLVDQGKLTLDGRIGDLLPQDVLDMLTRGATCARISAIKGITISQLLSHTSGLSQGGFPGYSVADDARIPTTREVLAGAYPVNTKGVHLQGFPGQSLSYSGGGFTVLQFIFEAITKKDFAAAMQDIVLGPLGMTRSFYNQLPPGEKNSAKAHYTGYTPCEDAQRVNPEQAAASLWTTPSDLLKLVRAVQQSLRSSDNGGFLRQDTAKAMLTVVDLDVAHSWFIPGDSRTVFSHGGSNWPGFRTYVAGYANLAGGSKVKVPNNCGISIMTNSAEGDFVIWKLLQAIPYLKKWPQIPLPMGYPAIVPLGAPKEQVDGGWRRWLGNWTCGKNGWGIQADEAGRPTVQYGELLPFPLVVAAMAEKGSEEGMNFVVDGLEVLIQLRGDDTIEVVNGKSAKIIKLVRA from the coding sequence ATGTCAACCCTATTCAGCCAGTTGGAGGACCTCATCCGCTCTGGGCATGAGGAATATGCCAGCGCTGCCTCTGTATTAGCCCAGTTGGGCACACCCTGCGCCTcagtcgccatcatggaAGACGGTGCAATATCATCTCACTGCTTCTCGACCGGCAAAGATGACACAGAGACCATCTTCCAAgcctgcagcatctcgaaGCCAACGTTTGCAGTTGCCTTGATGAAACTCGTCGACCAAGGTAAACTTACGCTCGATGGCCGCATTGGCGATTTATTGCCACAGGATGTTCTGGACATGTTAACCAGAGGTGCAACTTGTGCTCGGATATCTGCCATCAAAGGCATCACCATCTCGCAGCTTCTAAGCCATACCTCTGGGCTCTCTCAAGGCGGTTTCCCAGGCTACTCTGTTGCGGACGATGCTCGGATTCCAACAACACGCGAGGTATTAGCAGGCGCATATCCCGTCAATACCAAAGGCGTGCACTTGCAGGGCTTTCCGGGCCAATCGCTGTCCTACTCCGGTGGCGGATTCACAGTGCTCCAGTTCATCTTTGAGGCAATTACCAAAAAGGACTTTGCCGCGGCAATGCAAGACATTGTCCTTGGGCCTCTAGGCATGACACGGTCTTTTTACAATCAACTACCGCCTGGAGAGAAGAATTCGGCAAAGGCACATTATACAGGCTATACGCCCTGCGAAGACGCTCAGCGTGTCAACCCcgaacaagcagcagcaagtttATGGACTACGCCCAGTGATCTCCTGAAGCTTGTCAGAGCTGTACAACAATCTCTCCGGAGCTCTGACAATGGCGGTTTTCTTCGACAAGACACGGCAAAGGCGATGTTGACGGTCGTAGATCTAGATGTAGCTCACTCGTGGTTCATACCAGGAGATTCGCGAACAGTCTTTTCGCACGGAGGCAGCAACTGGCCAGGCTTCAGAACATATGTTGCAGGATACGCGAATCTTGCCGGCGGGAGCAAAGTCAAAGTGCCAAACAActgcggcatctccatcatgacCAATTCGGCAGAAGGCGATTTTGTGATATGGAAACTGCTGCAAGCCATACCGTATCTGAAGAAGTGGCCACAAATTCCTTTACCTATGGGCTATCCGGCGATTGTGCCACTAGGGGCTCCAAAAGAACAAGTTGATGGCGGGTGGAGGCGCTGGTTGGGCAATTGGACGTGCGGGAAGAACGGTTGGGGCATTCAGGCTGACGAGGCTGGTCGGCCAACTGTTCAGTATGGCGAGCTGCTTCCTTTCCCGTTGGTagtggcggcgatggcagaAAAGGGTAGCGAAGAAGGGATGAACTTTGTGGTGGATGGTCTGGAGGTGTTGATACAGCTGCGGGGCGATGATACGATAGAGGTTGTGAATGGGAAGAGCGCAAAGATTATAAAGTTGGTTAGGGCTTGA